A stretch of the Lactuca sativa cultivar Salinas chromosome 9, Lsat_Salinas_v11, whole genome shotgun sequence genome encodes the following:
- the LOC111918031 gene encoding DUF21 domain-containing protein At5g52790, with protein MAANDVPCCETMFWVYLASSIALVIFAGLMSGLTLGLMSLSLLDLEVLIKAGQPNDRKNAEKIMPIVKNQHLLLCTLLICNAIAMEALPIFLDSILLPWTAILISVTLVVAFGEIIPQAVCSRYGLAIGAKLSFIVRFLVIVVFPIAYPVSKLLDLILGKGHSMLLRRAELKTLVDMHGNEAGKGGELTHDEITIITGALDLAQKTVKDAMTPISEIFSLELYSKLNEDTMSLLLNKGHSRVPVYLGRPENIIGLILVKSLIKFRAEDEVQIKNLSIRKIPRIHECLPLYEMLNLFQKGQSHMAVVVRSKIALNTHNNSSGQLLTQIKVEKKGQNTKLSIYRSSSDPTSQNPAPDQNISSVLDSFPNPDEEIIGLITMEDVLEELLQEPILDERNEYVDVDNIMKINMLPSTLRSGATSASNYDWKTLVSSPLQASPISSHHQTSAITSPISPFIQSPFKKPTSYTSPTKSTPNSPMGHVSSSPSSYKVSRKSYEKLDKPSNK; from the exons ATGGCTGCAAATGATGTGCCATGTTGTGAAACTATGTTTTGGGTGTATTTAGCTTCATCAATTGCCTTGGTTATTTTTGCTGGACTCATGTCTGGTTTAACCCTAGGTTTAATGTCCCTTAGCCTGCTTGACCTTGAGGTGCTCATCAAGGCTGGTCAACCTAATGATCGCAAGAATGCAG AAAAGATTATGCCCATAGTCAAGAATCAACACCTACTCCTATGTACGCTTCTCATATGCAATGCCATAGCCATGGAG GCTTTGCCAATTTTCCTTGACTCGATTCTCCTGCCTTGGACTGCGATATTGATATCTGTAACTCTTGTGGTTGCTTTTGGTGAG ATTATACCCCAAGCCGTGTGCTCACGATATGGACTAGCTATTGGTGCAAAGCTCTCGTTCATAGTTCGGTTTCTTGTCATAGTTGTCTTCCCCATAGCCTATCCTGTCAGCAAG cTTTTAGACTTGATCCTTGGTAAAGGACATTCCATGCTTTTACGACGCGCAGAGCTTAAAACATTGGTCGATATGCATGGAAATGAG GCGGGAAAAGGCGGAGAATTAACACATGATGAAATTACAATTATAACCGGAGCTCTTGATTTAGCACAGAAAACGGTCAAAGATGCCATGACACCAATATCCGAAATATTTTCCCTCGAGCTCTACTCTAAACTCAAcga GGACACTATGAGTTTGTTATTAAACAAAGGGCATAGCCGTGTTCCTGTGTATCTAGGAAGACCAGAAAATATAATTGGCCTTATTTTGGTAAAAAGTTTAATCAAATTTCGAGCTGAAGATGAAGTTCAAATTAAGAATCTCAGTATCCGGAAAATCCCAAG GATTCATGAATGTTTACCGCTGTATGAGATGCTAAATTTGTTCCAGAAAGGACAAAGCCACATGGCAGTTGTTGTAAGAAGTAAAATTGCTCTCAATACACATAACAATTCCTCTGGCCAGCTGTTAACTCAGATTAAAGTAGAGAAAAAAG GTCAAAATACAAAACTGAGCATTTACAGATCTTCAAGTGATCCTACATCTCAAAATCCCGCACCAGATCAAAATATTTCAAGTGTTCTAGACTCATTCCCTAATCCAGATGAAGAAATTATTGGTCTTATAACAATGGAAGATGTTCTTGAAGAACTTCTACAG GAACCTATTCTCGATGAAAGGAACGAATATGTCGATGTAGACAACAT AATGAAAATAAACATGCTTCCATCCACGTTAAGATCGGGGGCAACATCAGCATCTAATTATGATTGGAAAACTTTGGTGTCATCTCCACTTCAAGCATCACCAATTTCTTCACACCATCAAACTTCTGCAATAACTTCACCTATTTCACCATTTATCCAGTCACCCTTCAAAAAACCAACATCATATACTTCTCCGACAAAGTCTACACCAAATTCTCCTATGGGCCACGTCAGCAGCTCACCATCTTCATATAAG GTCTCAAGGAAATCATATGAGAAGCTCGATAAACCTAGTAATAAGTAG
- the LOC111918032 gene encoding uncharacterized protein PAM68-like: MYKIKKNLEEKELAMKTLFSVEVIHPYITTSPSLQWQPKTSISNKIPSQIPTKTWRIYAKAKGFNGETIQKQKLMMKEENKKKKEEADDKIEDVVMGRIITRILFNVGVPLVTGLGLLQVFSVIKEQNLWQIPRWLPFLTTFITFGASTLGIAYGTLSTSWDSEKKGSILGFEEAKENWVRMWEEDDGDNV, encoded by the coding sequence atgtataaaataaagaaaaacttGGAGGAAAAAGAACTAGCCATGAAAACTCTGTTCAGTGTGGAAGTAATACATCCATACATTACAACTTCACCATCTCTTCAATGGCAACCTAAAACTTCAATATCCAACAAAATCCCATCACAAATCCCCACAAAAACATGGAGGATTTATGCAAAAGCAAAAGGGTTCAATGGGGAAACCATACAAAAACAGAAACTTATGATGAAAGAAGAaaataagaagaagaaagaagaagcaGATGATAAAATAGAAGATGTGGTGATGGGAAGAATTATAACTAGGATTTTGTTCAATGTTGGGGTGCCTTTGGTGACTGGGTTAGGTTTGCTTCAAGTGTTTAGCGTGATAAAAGAACAAAATTTATGGCAAATCCCACGTTGGTTACCGTTTTTGACGACTTTTATTACATTTGGAGCTTCGACACTTGGGATTGCGTATGGGACTTTGTCGACTAGTTGGGATTCTGAAAAGAAAGGTTCAATTCTTGGGTTTGAAGAAGCTAAGGAGAATTGGGTTCGGATGTGGGAAGAAGATGATGGTGACAACGTTTGA